Proteins encoded by one window of Aspergillus chevalieri M1 DNA, chromosome 6, nearly complete sequence:
- a CDS encoding putative DNA-directed RNA polymerase III RPC4 (COG:K;~EggNog:ENOG410PTSM;~InterPro:IPR007811;~PFAM:PF05132;~go_component: GO:0005666 - RNA polymerase III complex [Evidence IEA];~go_function: GO:0003677 - DNA binding [Evidence IEA];~go_process: GO:0006383 - transcription by RNA polymerase III [Evidence IEA]): MPPKAAPRRGAASASSSSRPQTGNANPSAPNASRPTPAGRTTAGAAQTRAPVQRLQTLNKRTPTGSIAPAARSSATPGPSGVPGEPAKPTLKYKPRAVGRRSKEEREAIEKLEAERHRERLKEAAAIQRGRGGSRGGPFGRGRGGGVGGAGVGGPLGAGTGGGGRRGRGGRFGGDGGRGDSRASSMGHRSRTRSVIDMGSAAASRDVSSDESDSGILVDIDQINLDSDEEGFVADDEPKKGKGKMTMADADVDERGLRPIRVERHEHAERVVSVNMESSSSKSAELREQAQAKAKDDDALFVPQEDQVEEVRVKEEPTDDGDQVMKDVPTAAADDTATDADDEFLPAQKVKVRRNLSKEPTSKEATPAPAPAPAPTKDAKSLLRTKEDIEEYERHEQDLVAIKDLLITEPKPLKEKEPQPGEPTTVEGEGDKPETAAEEKEGEEEKPEEEEIDDKLSGQLFLMQFPPMTPNLVIPSATTDGEGEARTEPTTTTNPEPQPTEPTVKHEDTNDPEIITDDTTQPRKLATANDQQLPAGRVGKLNVHASGKVTLDWGGISFELDKATDVDFLQEALILSTPPTQAGMTAEDIKASEEEEKRVWAMGQLSGKFTVTPDWAKIL; this comes from the coding sequence atgccaccaaaagCTGCACCCCGCAGAGGGGCAGCAAGtgcatcctcctcatcgcgCCCACAAACCGGAAACGCAAACCCATCCGCACCCAATGCCTCACGACCGACCCCCGCAGGCAGAACAACCGCCGGCGCAGCACAAACTCGCGCACCCGTCCAACGCCTCCAAACCCTCAACAAACGCACCCCGACAGGCAGCATAGCCCCCGCCGCCCGCTCCTCCGCAACGCCCGGACCCAGCGGCGTGCCGGGCGAGCCCGCGAAACCAACATTAAAGTACAAGCCGCGCGCCGTCGGCCGTCGAAGCAAAGAAGAGCGCGAGGCGATTGAGAAACTCGAAGCAGAGCGCCACCGCGAGAGACTTAAGGAAGCTGCTGCTATTCAGCGCGGACGGGGCGGTTCGCGCGGGGGACCGTTTGGGCGCGGACgaggcggtggtgttggtggtgcGGGGGTTGGGGGGCCGTTGGGAGCTGGAACCGGGGGTGGGGGGAGAAGGGGTAGGGGAGGACGGTTTGGGGGTGATGGGGGGAGGGGAGATTCGCGGGCGTCGTCGATGGGGCATCGGAGTCGGACGAGGTCTGTTATTGATATGGGGAGTGCGGCGGCTAGTCGGGATGTGTCGTCTGATGAGAGTGATTCCGGGATTCTGGTGGATATTGACCAGATCAACCTTGAtagtgatgaggaggggttTGTTGCTGATGATGAGCcgaagaaggggaaggggaagatgACGATGGCGGATGCAGATGTTGATGAGAGGGGGCTGCGGCCGATTCGGGTGGAGAGACATGAGCATGCGGAGCGGGTTGTCAGTGTGAACATGGAGTCTAGCTCGAGTAAATCGGCAGAGCTACGGGAGCAGGCTCAGGCGAAAGCCAAGGATGACGATGCCTTATTTGTGCCCCAGGAGGACCAGGTGGAAGAAGTGCGCGTGAAGGAGGAGCCTACGGACGACGGCGACCAGGTTATGAAGGATGTCCCTACCGCCGCGGCAGATGACACAGCTACGGACGCGGATGATGAATTCCTCCCGGCGCAAAAGGTCAAGGTACGACGGAACTTGAGCAAGGAACCGACGAGCAAAGAGGCGacaccggcaccggcaccaGCGCCGGCACCCACCAAAGATGCGAAGAGTTTGCTACGGACTAAAGAGGATATTGAGGAATACGAGCGCCACGAGCAGGATCTAGTGGCGATCAAGGATCTGCTGATCACGGAGCCCAAACCGctcaaggagaaggagccTCAACCGGGAGAACCTACCACTGTGGAGGGTGAAGGAGATAAGCCTGAGACGGCGgcggaagaaaaagagggcgaggaagagaagccagaggaagaggagattgaCGATAAACTCTCCGGCCAGTTATTCCTCATGCAATTCCCTCCTATGACGCCTAATCTGGTTATCCCCTCTGCCACCACCGATGGTGAAGGCGAAGCACGCACCgaacccaccaccaccacgaacCCAGAACCACAACCAACCGAACCCACCGTCAAACACGAAGACACCAACGACCCCGAAATCATCACCGACGACACCACCCAACCCCGCAAACTCGCCACCGCCAACGACCAACAACTCCCCGCCGGCCGTGTGGGCAAACTCAACGTCCATGCATCGGGCAAAGTCACATTGGACTGGGGCGGAATAAGCTTTGAGCTGGACAAAGCAACAGACGTAGACTTCTTGCAGGAGGCGCTTATCTTGTCGACGCCGCCGACTCAGGCGGGGATGACAGCGGAAGACATCAAGGCgtcggaagaggaggagaagagagttTGGGCGATGGGGCAGTTGAGTGGGAAGTTTACGGTGACACCGGATTGGGCGAAGATACTATGA
- a CDS encoding putative C6 finger domain protein (COG:S;~EggNog:ENOG410PG1A;~InterPro:IPR001138;~go_function: GO:0000981 - DNA-binding transcription factor activity, RNA polymerase II-specific [Evidence IEA];~go_function: GO:0008270 - zinc ion binding [Evidence IEA];~go_process: GO:0006355 - regulation of transcription, DNA-templated [Evidence IEA]) — translation MQTAQYGRPQESTSYVAASAEQIQTTPVPKNVAFELLLDEESKVRARIPMRVQIYPHDTTDSIVTTVKNFYGIYDKQASGVSFEDENGITLIARYENLRNNMTVYVRVIPAQAYGEGYSERFYGSYPIEARKRPSLGEPFQMPAMPSTHVDHAQPPSRPTSRLARKRSTSPSSRSRRSASQNKHSKAGAKSRNPTNGVQDDYDDDNTDSEDGYGSANGTKKEIFASSDISMENILHDGRRKRPKFDSSELPLFAPPQVPLTTSTSSISPQRQSIGQEGAGSPFARPTQRPYTYPPLPSPQSYGHNEQAYSSRNAYATPMVQEHGHRLRDRTTTQSSGQFSNGRTNGPGILPTPDPTIASCISDEDVAMQLIRLGDASNFSHGRTSTSTLDDAFSGAADAASSTGATSDGEDFSEDDDELPARSRQRLDSSPMLPPGTTKRTHKRLDDILPSFDSSDASWDEDDYRNDDPADSVIKSEVDDDVPKAKKAKTRAISTTSNNNSTKSRGSKSATARPKSTKASSTGNPRKKSSSTTNGIHKANIAPITTTVTASPGMVSPAPTRKTSMSSVNFQHQLAADEEDLSTKPRCQRCRKSKKGCDRQRPCGRCKDAGIGIEGCISEDEGNGRKGRYGRHMGVPVKKSIDFSDTSETHTAVAAVSASMADKNKKRKR, via the exons ATGCAAACTGCTCAGTACGGACGGCCTCAGGAATCTACTTCCTATGTCGCCGCTTCGGCAGAGCAGATCCAAACGACACCCGTACCTAAAAACGTCGCCTTTGAGCTGCTTCTTGATGAAGAGTCCAAGGTTCGAGCACGGATACCCATGCGAGTGCAGATCTATCCACATGACACTACCGACTCCATCGTGACAACCGTTAAGAACTTCTATGGGATCTACGACAAGCAAGCCAGCGGTGTTAGCTTTGAGGATGAGAATGGCATCACTCTCATCGCCAGGTATGAGAATTTGAGAAATAACATGACGGTCTACGTTCGGGTGATCCCCGCCCAGGCATATGGCGAAGGCTATAGTGAGCGCTTCTATGGCTCCTATCCCATCGAGGCCCGTAAACGCCCTAGTCTGGGGGAGCCTTTTCAGATGCCTGCCATGCCATCTACGCATGTAGACCATGCCCAACCACCATCCCGTCCCACTTCGAGGCTGGCCAGGAAGCGCAGCACGTCGCCTTCATCCCGGAGTCGTCGTAGCGCTTCCCAGAACAAGCACTCTAAGGCGGGGGCCAAAAGCAGAAATCCCACCAACGGCGTCCAAGACGATTATGATGACGATAATACTGATAGCGAGGATGGCTACGGGTCTGCCAATGGTACCAAAAAGGAGATATTTGCCAGTTCCGACATCAGTATGGAGAACATCCTCCATGACGGTCGTCGGAAACGGCCAAAATTTGACAGTTCG GAATTGCCCTTGTTCGCTCCCCCTCAGGTGCCTCTAACTACATCTACCTCCTCGATCTCACCGCAGCGTCAGTCGATCGGCCAAGAGGGAGCTGGTTCGCCCTTCGCTCGTCCCACCCAGCGGCCCTATACATACCCACCCTTGCCATCGCCACAGAGCTATGGCCATAATGAACAGGCATACAGTTCTCGAAATGCGTATGCTACTCCCATGGTCCAGGAACATGGCCATCGCCTGCGCGACCGGACCACTACACAATCGTCGGGGCAATTTAGCAATGGCCGGACCAACGGGCCTGGCATCCTACCCACCCCAGACCCCACGATTGCCAGCTGTATCTCTGATGAAGATGTCGCAATGCAGTTGATTCGTCTGGGCGATGCGTCCAACTTCTCCCATGGCCGCACATCCACGTCAACTTTGGACGATGCCTTCAGCGGCGCAGCGGATGCTGCTTCCTCTACAGGCGCGACCAGCGACGGGGAAGACTTTAGCGAAGACGATGACGAACTCCCCGCACGGTCGAGACAGCGGTTGGATTCGAGCCCAATGCTGCCTCCAGGCACCACTAAACGCACCCACAAGCGTCTGGACGACATCCTTCCCAGCTTTGACAGTTCGGATGCCAgctgggatgaggatgactaTCGGAATGATGATCCCGCTGACAGTGTGATCAAGAGCGAGGTTGATGATGACGTCCCCAAGGCGAAAAAGGCCAAGACTCGTGCCATCAGCACGACCtcaaacaacaacagcaccaAGTCTCGGGGATCCAAGTCGGCAACCGCGCGCCCCAAGAGCACCAAGGCTTCATCTACTGGCAACCCTCGCAAGAAGTCGTCATCGACTACCAACGGCATCCATAAGGCTAATATCGCCCCTATTACCACTACTGTCACCGCCTCTCCCGGGATGGTCAGTCCTGCCCCAACCCGCAAGACTTCGATGTCGTCGGTCAACTTCCAGCATCAGCTCGCTGCCGATGAGGAAGACTTGTCGACCAAGCCGCGCTGCCAGCGCTGCCGGAAGAGCAAGAAGGGTTGTGATCGCCAGCGCCCTTGCGGACGATGCAAGGATGCTGGTATTGGTATCGAAGGGTGCATCAGCGAGGACGAAGGGAATGGTCGCAAAGGCCGTTACGGTCGCCACATGGGCGTCCCGGTTAAGAAATCCATTGATTTCTCTGATACGAGCGAGACTCATACCGCCGTCGCTGCTGTTTCTGCCTCGATGGCagacaagaacaagaagcgaAAGCGGTAG
- a CDS encoding cyclin family protein (COG:D;~EggNog:ENOG410PGIE;~InterPro:IPR036915,IPR006671,IPR004367,IPR039361, IPR013763;~PFAM:PF02984,PF00134) yields the protein MDAKPQRIRVRGDENAPMAFTANKTVHQRNKSATALAGTFQDGAPKNNGPRRAAFGDVSNTANPVHGSRDGVALAGKKQITKGAAKPTVKIPERKSNVLAQPPQRPMSVSNLKGVFNQSKAQQKSLEPAGKQTTLPQQTANTRKMLNKRGTAIFKDSAQSMNETKDEVTASKETKPDASNVNTEDVSRPSTALSLDDKEEEDNTAQEPPENLHQHYDTDDCAVMKSDAINAEVETSSTADENDCKAQELVESKGHDSYAVVHSHPHSVPPTENEQEQEEYWNDEEDENEEDDGYVTARSYRSRGDNTTGGITAVLFPKYNQQVRRELALAKEIVDATRPEEDVEDEFWDTSMVAEYSDEIFDFMKEQELKMLPNAHYMDYQVEIQWSMRSILMDWLVQVHHRFGLLPETLYLCVNYVDRFLSNKIISLDRIQLVGATALFIAAKYEEINCPSVWEVVFMVEQRYSAERILEAERLMLYVLRFELGWPGPMSFLRRISKADDYDLETRTMAKYFLELTIMDERFVSSPPSFLAAGAHCLARLMLGKGDWSAAHIHYSGYTYSQLLPLVSVLLECCENPGGHHAFIFEKYADKRYKRASLFVQAEMQYFRLPQVSRDSSVHKRNRFFGAAHY from the exons ATGGACGCAAAG CCACAACGTATTCGCGTTCGCGGCGACGAGAACGCCCCGATGGCCTTCACGGCCAACAAAACGGTTCACCAGCGAAACAAATCCGCCACTGCTCTCGCTGGAACTTTTCAGGATGGCGCACCTAAGAATAATGGCCCGCGTCGCGCTGCGTTTGGGGACGTCAGCAATACCGCTAACCCGGTCCACGGAAGTCGCGATGGCGTCGCTTTGGCGGGCAAGAAGCAGATCACCAAAGGCGCTGCAAAGCCCACAGTCAAGATCCCCGAGAGGAAGTCTAATGTGCTGGCCCAGCCGCCTCAGCGTCCTATGTCCGTGTCGAACTTGAAGGGTGTCTTCAACCAGTCCAAGGCTCAACAGAAGTCCCTTGAACCAGCTGGTAAACAGACAACCCTACCGCAGCAGACTGCCAACACCCGCAAGATGCTGAACAAACGAGGAACTGCCATATTCAAAGACTCCGCCCAGTCAATGAATGAAACCAAAGACGAAGTTACTGCATCCAAGGAAACCAAACCCGACGCGTCGAACGTGAATACAGAGGACGTTTCGCGTCCGTCAACCGCACTGTCACTCGACGacaaggaggaggaagataacACGGCACAAGAGCCACCAGAGAATCTGCACCAACACTATGATACCGACGATTGTGCCGTCATGAAATCAGATGCAATTAACGCTGAAGTGGAAACCTCTTCTACAGCTGACGAAAACGATTGCAAGGCACAAGAGCTCGTAGAGTCCAAGGGTCATGATTCTTATGCAGTCGTGCACAGTCATCCCCATTCAGTGCCTCCAACGGAGAATGAGCAGGAACAAGAGGAATATTGGAATGACGAAGAGGACGagaatgaggaggatgatggatATGTTACTGCGCGCTCCTATCGCTCCCGGGGAGACAACACTACCGGTGGAATAACTGCTGTACTTTTCCCCAAGTACAATCAACAAGTAAGACGGGAATTGGCCCTGGCAAAGGAGATTGTCGACGCCACCCGCCcggaggaggatgttgaagacGAGTTCTGGGATACTAGCATGGTTGCTGAGTATAGCGACGAAATCTTCGACTTTATGAAGGAACAAGAG CTCAAAATGCTTCCGAACGCTCATTACATGGACTATCAGGTTGAAATTCAATGGTCGATGCGATCTATTCTCATGGATTGGCTGGTGCAGGTCCACCATCGCTTTGGGCTCCTTCCGGAAACCCTCTACTTGTGTGTCAATTACGTCGATCGTTTCCTATCCAACAAAATCATCTCGTTGGACAGAATCCAGCTCGTGGGTGCAACCGCGTTGTTCATCGCGGCCAAGTACGAAGAAATCAACTGCCCATCTGTCTGGGAGGTTGTCTTCATGGTCGAGCAACGTTATTCCGCAGAGAGGATTCTCGAAGCCGAGCGTTTGATGCTGTACGTCCTGCGGTTTGAGCTGGGATGGCCTGGCCCTATGAGTTTTCTGCGAAGAATCAGCAAGGCCGACGACTACGACTTGGAAACGCGCACTATGGCCAAGTACTTCTTGGAACTCACCATTATGGATGAGCGGTTTGTCAGCAGCCCTCCAAGCTTCCTCGCTGCAGGTGCTCATTGTCTAGCGCGGTTGATGCTTGGCAAGGGTGACTGGTCTGCAGCTCATATACATTACTCTGGTTATACCTATTCTCAGCTTCTACCTCTCGTCTCCGTGCTGTTGGAGTGCTGTGAGAACCCTGGCGGGCATCATGCCTTCATCTTCGAAAAGTATGCGGACAAACGATACAAGCGAGCATCTCTCTTCGTTCAGGCGGAAATGCAGTACTTTCGCCTTCCCCAAGTATCGAGAGACAGTTCCGTCCACAAGCGCAACAGGTTTTTTGGCGCCGCACACTATTAG